In Caldisericota bacterium, the sequence TAGGCCGCGAGCTGTGTCAGAGTAGCTGTCGTAGCATACCTGAATTCGATGTCGCAGCTGCTTTAGCAGAATGCCATGACCTGCTTACTACCTTTGGTGGTCATCCTTTAGCCGCTGGCTTCACCGTAACGCGCCAAAATTTAGCTCAGCTAGAGGAACGGATTACTGCACTAGCTACGGACCAATTAGGTCATCTTGACCTTTGCCCGGAAATAGTGATTGATGCCGATGTTCCCTTGTCTATTCTTGCTGGGGACACCTTTAACCTTATCCAAAAGTTGAGCCCTTTTGGTCGGGGCAACCCACAGCCGACCTTTCTCACCCGGCAGGTCGAGGTGATCGAGTGTCGTAACTTCGGCAACCAGGGCGAATGGCTGAGACTAAAACTCAAACAAGGAAACGTAACCTGGCAAGCTGTAGATTTTGAGTCGCGGAGAACGAGGGAAGAAATTCCATCTTACATAGATATTGTCTATAACCTGGAGAAAAGTCGCTGGAATGGAGAGGAGGTGCTGAGCCTTAATCTTCGTGACTTTGCTCCAGCTCAGCCTCGTTAGCAAGCTCGGTCACCAAAGCCTGTTTCTTGAATCGGCGCATTCTGATAATAAGCCAGGGCAAAAATACCACCAATATTGCTAAGTCAAGAACTTGGGCTTGACGAAGACCCCAGAGCACTGGTTCGTCAGTACGGAGAACTCTAATGCCAAAATCACCGGCGGCAAAAAGGCAAAAACAAAAGAACGCAAGACAGCCTTCGGGTTTAAATTTTCCCCGAAGCCGCCACACTACAGAAAAAACTATCAGACCCCATAATAAATGATAAATCTGAGTAGGATGCATTGGAACATTCAAGGGAGCAACACTGTTCGGGTGAGTATAAACGACTGCCCAAGGCAGATTAGGAGCAAAGGTGCCAGTGCAGCAGCCGTTTATGGTGCAGGCAATCCTGGCTATGGCTAGAGCTAAAGGCATCGCGACAGCAACGGCGTCGCCTATACTAAGCAGGGTGGAAAAGCGCATTCTCGTTACCCTCATATAGATCAACGCTGCCACAATGACGCCGATAATCATCCCATTTTGGGCAAGGCCAGCAACACCGATAATCTCTCCGGGGTTTGCTATGAAATGCTCCCAATCATAGATTACATATGCTAGCCGGGCTCCGATATAGCCGCCAATAATACACCAAAGGAAAAGGTTGTAGAGATCACGCGTGATGCCTAGTCTTTTTGCTTCCCTGGCGGTGATGACTATCATCAA encodes:
- a CDS encoding DHHA1 domain-containing protein; protein product: GRELCQSSCRSIPEFDVAAALAECHDLLTTFGGHPLAAGFTVTRQNLAQLEERITALATDQLGHLDLCPEIVIDADVPLSILAGDTFNLIQKLSPFGRGNPQPTFLTRQVEVIECRNFGNQGEWLRLKLKQGNVTWQAVDFESRRTREEIPSYIDIVYNLEKSRWNGEEVLSLNLRDFAPAQPR
- a CDS encoding prolipoprotein diacylglyceryl transferase produces the protein MLAISIDPVAFTIGSLTVRWYGIIVGVAVILMIVITAREAKRLGITRDLYNLFLWCIIGGYIGARLAYVIYDWEHFIANPGEIIGVAGLAQNGMIIGVIVAALIYMRVTRMRFSTLLSIGDAVAVAMPLALAIARIACTINGCCTGTFAPNLPWAVVYTHPNSVAPLNVPMHPTQIYHLLWGLIVFSVVWRLRGKFKPEGCLAFFCFCLFAAGDFGIRVLRTDEPVLWGLRQAQVLDLAILVVFLPWLIIRMRRFKKQALVTELANEAELEQSHED